A genomic segment from Sciurus carolinensis chromosome 1, mSciCar1.2, whole genome shotgun sequence encodes:
- the LOC124965507 gene encoding LOW QUALITY PROTEIN: transcription factor A, mitochondrial-like (The sequence of the model RefSeq protein was modified relative to this genomic sequence to represent the inferred CDS: inserted 1 base in 1 codon), which translates to MALLRGVWGVLRDLGKSGVELCSGCGNRLRSPFSFVYFPKWFSSTLGSYPKKPMSSYLRFSKEQLPIFKAQNPDLKVSELIRRIAELWRELPESQKKIYEDAYKADWQAYKEEINGIQEQLTPSQMISLEKEIMQKRLRKKALIKKRELTMLGKPKRPRSAYNIFVSEXFQEVKDGSSQAKLKSVNETWKNLSNSQKQVYIQLAKDDKIRYDNEMKSWEEQMIEVGRSNLIHRKMKSQTKDGIEEEC; encoded by the exons ATGGCGCTCCTGCGGGGAGTGTGGGGTGTGCTGAGGGACTTGGGAAAGTCTGGAGTAGAGCTGTGCTCCGGCTGTGGAAATCGTCTGCGCTCACCCTTCAGTTTTGTGTATTTTCCGAAGTGGTTTTCATCCACCTTGGGTAGTTATCCAAAGAAACCTATGAGTTCATACCTTCGATTTTCTAAAGAACAGCTACCCATATTTAAAGCTCAGAACCCAGATCTGAAAGTATCAGAACTAATTAGAAGAATTGCGGAGCTATGGAGGGAACTTCCtgagtcacagaaaaaaatatatgaagatgcTTATAAGGCAGACTGGCAGGCATACAAAGAAGAGATAAACGGAATTCAGGAACAGCTAACTCCAAGTCAAATGAtatctttggaaaaagaaatcatgcaAAAACGTTTAAGAAAGAAAGCtttaataaaaaagagagagttaACAATGCTTGGAAAACCAAAGAGACCTCGCTCAGCTTATAACATTTTTGTATCTG GCTTCCAAGAAGTTAAGGATGGTTCATCGCAGGCAAAGCTGAAATCTGTGAATGAAACTTGGAAAAATCTATCTAATTCTCAAAAGCAAGTATATATTCAACTTGCTAAAGATGATAAAATTCGTTAtgataatgaaatgaaatcttgggAAGAACAAATGATTGAAGTTGGACGAAGTAATCTTATACATCGCAAAATGAAGAGCCAAACAAAAGATGGCATTGAGGAGGAGTGTTAA